Proteins co-encoded in one Paracrocinitomix mangrovi genomic window:
- a CDS encoding T9SS type A sorting domain-containing protein: protein MRKIFALLILSITSLNSQAQSFSATTDPNYHQPAGGPCGEVICNGLFAIIIGNGTPPYTISVSNGTTFTTTYNYVTIDSLCAGTYSYTVTDDIAQTVTNSVTIDQTVGAIVGVDTVIDAICPGSQTGMISVIPLAGEPPFLFSIDNFATSQSSGIFEQLFSGGYQVMVKDGNDCINTISLGVLDSFPPINSNPSVQTTCNSCSGQITVNSFGGSQPHVYSIDQGFNFQSSDVFSNLCPNTYNILVKDLNGCLYITNVVVTETSSPLAMSLSSTDGSCENLLDGAITATVTGGAAPYTYSMDGGPQQASPNFPNVSPGLHEITAIDANGCQIIDTITVNYISPFTFIYVYNNPANCGLNDGAFEVAAVSGVAPYVYDLNGTLQVNNGNFLNVPAGIHQVFVTDANGCTDSYFIAVSNNNVTSQIDNFSDSNCNNSCDGTVSVSATSGTSPFTYSLDLNGTPQSSGTFTGLCAGQHFVTVEDDNACITIQEINIQEPDTIDYNLIVTDPLCFGGTDGTVSFNNVSGGNGGPYGYSLNSGPIQSSGTFNGLPAGNYTGEIHDIVGCIASINFTINEPTPVLCIIDETNPLCFGGNNGAIQVYGDGGTPNYTYTVNGNTNTGGFFPSLTAGSYNVSVTDANGCTCMSTVNITDPPQLTLNVNTTTNPICNGDLNGSIELVASGGTPYYSYSVEGPGTEFTSGDFIFVGDGTYTATVTDINGCTTSIPGISIIEPSALQIDTTNMVNANCNGVCTGIIDISMSSGSSLYTIITSSGNISWQSLIDFQIDSICEGAQSIYVADDNGCKDTVDFVMGSLSNIAIDTSNYILPTCNGFCDAAIIVDLSNGTAPYTVNSNNGTANSISGTQFSINGICPGATTIVATDDNGCIINFSMNVADPLAISTSVNTTATLVCNGDCNGEATVDINNGTAPYTVTSSSGTVSTVNSTQFLISDLCAGTINIDATDANGCTFANSITLTEPTAVAFSLTMNNEASCTACNDGSAQLTITGGTAPYTVDWSDFGSATTGDSASDLMGGDGIVCVTDAEGCEVCDSVHIDFIDDIGWNEWEQQLNIYPNPANEILNIDGLTKNFSVKIYNVLGELIWQNSDKTAYIIKTEQWSSGIYSVEIEVQNQLIRKRVVLN, encoded by the coding sequence ATGAGAAAGATATTTGCATTATTAATTCTATCAATTACAAGCCTTAATTCTCAGGCACAATCATTTTCAGCCACAACAGATCCCAATTATCATCAGCCTGCTGGCGGACCCTGTGGTGAAGTTATTTGTAATGGCCTTTTTGCCATAATAATTGGAAATGGTACTCCACCTTATACCATCAGTGTATCTAACGGAACAACATTTACAACAACTTATAATTATGTAACAATAGACAGTTTATGTGCAGGAACCTACAGTTATACTGTAACAGATGACATTGCGCAAACAGTTACAAATAGCGTCACTATTGATCAAACAGTAGGAGCAATTGTTGGCGTTGACACTGTAATAGACGCTATATGTCCTGGCTCTCAAACAGGAATGATCTCGGTTATTCCATTAGCAGGAGAACCTCCTTTTTTATTTTCAATTGACAACTTCGCTACATCACAAAGCAGTGGAATTTTTGAACAACTTTTTTCAGGTGGTTATCAAGTAATGGTCAAAGATGGCAATGATTGTATAAATACGATATCTCTTGGAGTTCTTGATTCATTTCCTCCTATTAATTCAAATCCTTCAGTCCAAACTACCTGCAATAGTTGTAGTGGTCAAATTACTGTTAACTCATTTGGGGGAAGTCAACCTCATGTATATTCAATTGATCAGGGTTTCAACTTTCAGAGTTCAGATGTATTTTCAAATTTATGCCCAAATACATATAACATTTTGGTCAAAGATTTAAATGGCTGTTTGTACATCACCAACGTAGTTGTAACAGAAACTTCTTCTCCATTAGCAATGTCATTGTCCTCAACAGATGGCAGCTGTGAAAATTTGTTAGATGGAGCTATCACAGCAACTGTCACCGGAGGAGCAGCTCCATATACCTATAGTATGGACGGCGGACCACAACAAGCTTCACCTAATTTTCCAAATGTAAGTCCAGGGCTTCATGAAATTACCGCAATAGATGCCAATGGTTGTCAGATTATTGACACTATAACTGTCAATTACATTTCTCCCTTTACCTTCATCTATGTATATAACAATCCCGCCAATTGTGGTTTGAATGATGGAGCTTTTGAAGTAGCTGCTGTAAGTGGAGTTGCGCCTTATGTTTATGATCTAAATGGCACTTTGCAAGTAAATAATGGTAATTTTTTAAATGTTCCCGCAGGTATACATCAAGTTTTTGTAACAGATGCCAATGGCTGTACAGATAGTTATTTTATAGCTGTCTCCAATAATAACGTCACAAGCCAAATAGATAATTTTTCGGATTCAAATTGCAACAACTCATGTGATGGAACAGTTTCAGTGAGTGCTACAAGTGGAACCAGCCCTTTCACCTATTCTTTGGATTTAAATGGTACTCCGCAATCAAGTGGAACATTTACAGGATTATGTGCCGGACAACATTTTGTAACTGTTGAAGATGACAACGCTTGTATTACAATACAGGAAATAAATATCCAAGAACCCGATACTATTGATTATAACCTAATTGTAACAGATCCTTTATGTTTTGGTGGAACTGATGGAACTGTTTCTTTTAACAATGTTAGTGGCGGTAATGGCGGACCTTACGGATATTCACTTAATTCGGGACCAATCCAATCATCCGGCACTTTTAACGGATTACCAGCCGGTAATTACACTGGTGAGATCCATGATATTGTTGGTTGTATAGCTTCAATCAATTTCACTATTAATGAACCAACACCCGTACTTTGTATCATTGATGAAACAAATCCACTTTGTTTTGGTGGAAACAATGGAGCTATTCAAGTTTATGGTGATGGTGGAACACCTAACTATACTTATACAGTTAATGGTAACACTAATACAGGCGGATTCTTTCCATCTTTAACAGCAGGCAGCTACAATGTTTCAGTAACAGATGCTAATGGCTGTACTTGTATGTCAACAGTAAATATTACTGACCCACCTCAACTAACACTGAACGTTAACACAACTACCAACCCCATTTGTAATGGAGATTTGAATGGATCAATTGAGTTGGTTGCAAGTGGTGGAACACCCTATTATTCCTATAGCGTTGAAGGACCGGGAACCGAATTTACAAGCGGTGACTTCATATTTGTTGGGGACGGAACTTATACGGCAACTGTAACAGACATCAACGGTTGCACCACCTCCATTCCGGGAATCAGCATTATTGAACCTTCAGCATTACAAATAGACACTACCAATATGGTAAACGCCAATTGTAACGGAGTTTGTACCGGAATAATTGATATCAGCATGAGTAGCGGAAGTTCGCTTTACACTATTATAACTTCATCAGGTAATATTAGCTGGCAAAGTTTAATTGATTTTCAAATTGACTCTATTTGCGAAGGTGCACAAAGTATTTATGTAGCAGATGACAACGGTTGCAAGGATACGGTTGATTTTGTAATGGGATCACTTAGCAACATTGCCATAGATACATCCAACTACATTTTACCTACTTGTAATGGATTTTGTGATGCCGCAATAATTGTTGATTTATCCAATGGAACAGCTCCATACACTGTTAATTCAAACAATGGAACAGCAAATAGCATTAGTGGAACGCAATTTTCAATTAACGGCATTTGTCCTGGAGCTACAACTATTGTTGCAACAGATGACAATGGATGTATCATCAATTTTTCAATGAATGTAGCTGATCCTTTAGCCATTTCAACAAGTGTAAATACCACTGCCACACTTGTATGTAATGGAGATTGCAATGGAGAAGCAACTGTGGATATTAACAATGGAACTGCACCTTATACAGTAACAAGTTCAAGCGGAACAGTTTCAACTGTTAACAGTACGCAATTTTTAATCAGTGATTTGTGTGCCGGAACAATAAACATAGATGCGACAGATGCCAATGGTTGCACATTTGCCAATAGCATAACTTTGACAGAACCAACTGCTGTAGCCTTTTCATTGACTATGAATAATGAAGCGAGCTGCACAGCTTGTAATGACGGCTCGGCTCAATTGACCATTACAGGTGGAACAGCTCCATATACTGTTGATTGGTCAGATTTTGGATCAGCCACAACCGGTGATTCAGCTTCCGATTTAATGGGAGGTGATGGAATTGTTTGTGTTACAGATGCTGAAGGATGCGAAGTTTGTGATAGTGTTCACATTGATTTTATAGATGATATTGGATGGAATGAATGGGAACAACAACTGAATATTTATCCAAATCCGGCTAATGAAATTTTAAATATTGATGGATTGACAAAAAATTTCAGTGTGAAAATTTACAATGTGTTGGGAGAGCTTATTTGGCAAAATTCAGACAAAACTGCCTATATAATTAAGACAGAGCAGTGGTCAAGCGGAATTTATTCAGTAGAGATTGAAGTTCAGAATCAACTAATTAGAAAAAGAGTTGTGCTGAATTAA
- a CDS encoding pseudouridine synthase yields MAEHHHYILHKPFGYISQFISNAPKSHKQKFLGELYDFAEGTMSIGRLDQKSEGLLLLSTDGKLSAEITGRGYEKEYYVQLDGLITEEAIAQLQQPMTINVNGDMINVAPAKARIIEDPGFEEREPKVRDDRHGPTSWASIIINEGKYRQVRKMCAAVNFPVLRLVRVRIGKLELGNLKNGEVIEVDQLLV; encoded by the coding sequence ATGGCTGAACATCATCATTACATCTTACATAAACCATTTGGCTACATCAGTCAATTCATCTCCAATGCACCTAAAAGTCATAAACAAAAATTTTTAGGCGAATTGTATGACTTTGCAGAAGGCACCATGAGTATTGGCAGATTGGATCAAAAATCTGAAGGATTATTGTTGCTAAGTACAGATGGAAAACTAAGTGCCGAAATTACCGGTAGAGGTTATGAAAAGGAATATTATGTTCAGTTAGATGGTTTAATTACTGAAGAAGCCATAGCTCAATTACAACAACCAATGACCATTAATGTTAATGGTGACATGATAAATGTTGCTCCGGCAAAAGCCAGAATAATTGAAGACCCCGGATTTGAAGAAAGAGAGCCTAAAGTTAGAGATGACAGACATGGCCCTACCAGCTGGGCTTCCATTATTATCAATGAAGGCAAATACAGACAGGTACGCAAAATGTGTGCAGCTGTTAATTTTCCTGTTCTTAGATTGGTAAGAGTACGTATTGGAAAATTGGAGTTAGGGAATTTAAAAAATGGAGAAGTGATTGAGGTAGATCAATTATTGGTTTAA